Proteins co-encoded in one Pseudochaenichthys georgianus chromosome 22, fPseGeo1.2, whole genome shotgun sequence genomic window:
- the nenf gene encoding neudesin encodes MATARICVLLLVLSATLAEDLKLKHKTSREPVRLFTEEELSRYDGGEEGQPIYMAIKGVVFDVTKGREFYGRDAPYNALVGKDCTRAVAKMSLDPADLTPDTTGLSEDQLESLESVFEETYKTKYPIVGYTASRILTEDGSPDKDFRPEDQPLFQSKDEF; translated from the exons ATGGCAACAGCGAGAATCTGCGTCCTGCTGCTCGTCCTTTCTGCGACTTTAGCGGAAGATTTAAAACTAAAACACAAAACCTCCAGAGAACCTGTGAGACTTTTCACCGAGGAGGAGCTGAGCAGATATGACGgcggagag GAGGGTCAGCCGATCTACATGGCGATAAAAGGAGTTGTGTTTGATGTCACCAAGGGGAGAG AGTTTTATGGAAGAGACGCTCCCTACAACGCTCTGGTGGGTAAGGACTGCACTCGGGCGGTGGCTAAGATGTCTCTGGACCCTGCAGACCTGACACCAGATACT ACGGGCCTCAGCGAGGACCAGCTGGAGTCTCTGGAGAGTGTGTTTGAGGAGACGTATAAAACCAAGTATCCCATCGTGGGTTACACCGCGTCTCGAATCCTCACGGAGGACGGGAGTCCCGACAAAGACTTCAGACCCGAGGACCAGCCGCTCTTCCAAAGCAAAGACGAGTTCTAA
- the pacc1 gene encoding proton-activated chloride channel, protein MGRKERSRSYEEFNDDDDEGNKQSAGFFDDAIELDREETNDSVSPEEEEDEDEEEVRESSPPMRFSKSCLKNLFMVVLIFIYLLLTGVAFFLAYQTISDFLEKLNHPVMSVTYKEVDSFSPPGIALYPGRAELLSCRHHFHDYIPPLVEPGTHQEGECVTQDVTYDGPFSNQTLRKAVVVRGPSDVRNKELIFMQFSLNETEEDFSAITYMLFSKFSDLTESENKSDFMRECERNYSMWTFSGGFRTWVKMSLVRTSGKSHEAVEFRQESAVVKFNDKRPDSEKNNQLFFAVFEWRDAFMQDIRLIVTANPWNSVAILCGVFMALFKAANFAKLTIQWIIKMRKRHRRNKARELNQIQ, encoded by the exons ATGGGCCGGAAAGAAAGATCCCGGTCATACGAAGAG TTTAATGATGACGACGATGAAGGAAACAAACAGTCGGCAGGATTCTTCGACGATGCGATCGAGCTGGACCGCGAGGAGACCAACGACAGCGTGTCGCCGG aggaggaggaggatgaggatgaggaggaggtcaGGGAGAGCAGTCCTCCCATGAGGTTCAGTAAGAGCTGTCTGAAGAACCTCTTCATGGTTGTGCTAATCTTCATCTACCTACTGCTCACCGGGGTCGCCTTCTTCCTCGCCTACCAGACCATCTCTGACTTCCTGGAGAAACTCAACCACCCCGTCATGTCCGTCACCTACAAGGAGGTGGACTCCTTCTCACCCCCGG GTATCGCTCTGTACCCCGGCAGAGCTGAGCTGCTGAGCTGCAGACATCACTTCCACGACTACATCCCTCCGTTAGTGGAGCCCGGGACGCACCAGGAGGGAGAGTGCGTGACTCAAGACGTGACGTACGACGGACCGTTCAGCAACCAGACCCTG AGGAAAGCTGTGGTGGTGCGCGGCCCGTCTGACGTCAGGAACAAAGAGTTGATCTTCATGCAGTTCAGCCTCAATGAGACGGAGGAGGACTTCAGCGCCATCACATACATGCTCTTCTCCAAGTTCAGTGACCTGACTGAGAG TGAGAATAAGTCTGACTTCATGAGGGAGTGTGAGAGGAACTACTCCATGTGGACGTTCTCTGGAGGATTCAGGACTTGGGTCAAGATGTCTCTGGTGAGGACGTCCGGGAAAAGCCACGAGGCGGTGGAGTTTCGGCAAGAG tCGGCTGTGGTGAAATTCAACGACAAAAGGCCGGACTCGGAGAAAAACAACCAGCTGTTCTTTGCCGTCTTTGAATGGCGCGATGCCTTCATGCAGGACATCCGACTG ATCGTGACGGCTAATCCCTGGAACTCCGTGGCCATCCTCTGCGGCGTCTTCATGGCTCTGTTCAAAGCCGCTAACTTTGCCAAACTCACCATCCAGTGGATCATCAAAATGCGGAAGAGGCATCGGAGGAATAAAGCTCGGGAGCTGAACCAAATCCAGTGA